In Nicotiana tabacum cultivar K326 chromosome 19, ASM71507v2, whole genome shotgun sequence, one DNA window encodes the following:
- the LOC107812217 gene encoding transcription factor bHLH143: MVTTSKLNCYQQDPAWTSPNLNHATAFLRHGHNLGVPSLYSPCICAANAVSPRPSCFAPGLPSSKAANQNGVKWLPSLAPPKNEYPNDTSFLLHRLIGLDSPPTDASANSQKRFLICDQSGSQTRFYFSQGRPLENEVTTPKEHAYGLYYENLTAVVERRSPVKPIIEDKLEESYINGEESSMHEDTEEINALLYSSDGTEVDEDDDDCGEDDEVTSTARSPCANNGGCGCGEHDKLPEELTEEVASSDGPCKRQRLPDGGHKKSSSIESRWANDDDDDIGESRCVKDSLPLREKDEEDHDLSTRKRKAKIRETLRILESLIPGIKSKDPLLVIDEAIDYLKSLRGKAKALGVGLPQEYPPSSC; this comes from the coding sequence ATGGTTACAACCAGCAAGCTCAATTGTTACCAGCAGGATCCGGCATGGACTTCACCGAATTTGAACCATGCAACTGCATTCTTACGGCATGGACATAACCTTGGTGTTCCATCTCTGTATAGCCCTTGCATATGTGCTGCAAATGCAGTTTCTCCTAGGCCATCATGTTTCGCCCCTGGTTTGCCAAGTTCTAAGGCAGCCAATCAGAATGGAGTCAAATGGCTGCCAAGCTTAGCTCCTCCCAAAAATGAGTATCCGAACGATACTAGCTTTTTACTTCATCGCTTGATAGGATTAGATTCCCCACCAACTGATGCATCTGCAAATTCTCAGAAAAGGTTCCTCATTTGTGATCAGTCTGGGAGTCAAACTAGATTTTACTTTAGTCAAGGTCGCCCTCTTGAAAATGAAGTAACTACACCGAAAGAACATGCTTATGGTTTGTATTATGAGAACCTGACTGCTGTAGTTGAGCGAAGATCTCCTGTGAAacccattattgaagataaattgGAGGAAAGCTACATAAATGGTGAAGAAAGTAGTATGCATGAAGACACAGAAGAAATCAATGCCTTGCTCTACTCTTCTGATGGCACTGAAGTGGACGAAGATGACGATGATTGTGGTGAGGATGATGAAGTAACTAGCACGGCTCGCTCTCCTTGTGCAAACAATGGGGGCTGCGGCTGTGGTGAGCATGACAAACTGCCTGAGGAACTTACAGAAGAAGTTGCCAGTTCTGATGGCCCATGTAAAAGGCAAAGATTGCCAGATGGCGGGCACAAGAAATCATCATCCATAGAATCTAGATGGgccaatgatgatgatgatgatattggggAATCAAGATGTGTTAAAGACTCTCTTCCCCTCAGGGAGAAGGATGAGGAGGATCATGATTTGAGCACAAGGAAAAGGAAAGCTAAAATTCGCGAGACCTTGAGAATTCTTGAGAGCTTGATTCCTGGGATAAAGAGTAAGGACCCATTGTTGGTTATTGATGAAGCAATTGATTACTTGAAGTCTTTGAGGGGCAAAGCCAAAGCTTTAGGAGTTGGGCTCCCTCAAGAGTACCCTCCATCTTCTTGTTAA
- the LOC107812219 gene encoding root phototropism protein 3 isoform X1, which yields MWESETESVSGRDYGNGVLTASKNGVKTDSFEQKGQSWYVATDIPSDLLVQIEDVSFHLHKYPLLSRSGKMNRTIYESRGAELDKISLDELPGGPEAFELAAKFCYGIAIDLSATNISGLRCAAEYLEMTEDLEEGNLIFKTEAFLSYVVLSSWRDSILVLKSCEKLSPWAENLQIVRRCSESIAWKACANPKGIKWQYTGKPTKGSSPNWNQMKDSSPSRNQQVVPPDWWFEDVSILRIDHFVRVITAIKVKGMRHELIGAAIMQYAAKWLPGLIREGSGLADDGRNISNSINGTSSGSWRGGLHMIVAGSGDEVPSVQAKDQRMIVESLISIIPQHKDSVSCSFLLRLLRMANMLKVAPALITELEKRVGMQFEQATLADLLIPSYNKSETMYDIDLVQRLLEHFIVQEQTENSSPSRYSFSDKHMHDGIQRGTNLNAKMRVARLVDSYLTEVSRDRNLSLTKFQVLAEALPDSARTCDDGLYRAIDSYLKAHPTLSEHERKRLCRVMDCQKLSVDACMHAAQNERLPLRVVVQVLFSEQVKISNAMANISLKDPGESHYQPLVSNRKSLLEATPQSFQEGWTAAKKDINTLKFELETVKTKYRELQNDMDNLQRQFDKIAKPKQASAWTAGWKKLGKLTKTTNIETHDFNGQVPNAEQTTKTPRRWRNSIS from the exons ATGTGGGAATCAGAAACTGAGTCTGTTAGTGGAAGAGATTATGGCAATGGAGTTCTCACTGCTAGCAAGAATGGAGTTAAGACTGATAGTTTTGAGCAAAAAGGCCAGTCTTG GTATGTAGCAACTGATATCCCAAGTGACCTTTTAGTTCAAATTGAAGATGTTAGCTTCCATTTACACAAG TATCCTTTGCTTTCTAGAAGTGGAAAAATGAACAGAACAATATATGAATCAAGGGGTGCAGAATTGGACAAGATAAGTTTAGATGAACTACCAGGTGGACCTGAGGCGTTTGAGCTAGCAGCAAAGTTCTGCTATGGTATTGCTATTGATCTATCTGCAACCAATATTTCTGGCCTAAGATGTGCAGCTGAGTATCTTGAAATGACTGAGGATTTGGAAGAAGGCAACCTTATATTCAAGACTGAAGCTTTCCTCAGCTATGTGGTTTTATCTTCATGGAGAGACTCTATATTGGTGCTAAAGAGCTGTGAAAAGTTATCACCATGGGCAGAAAACCTCCAAATTGTTCGAAGATGCAGCGAGTCCATTGCGTGGAAAGCTTGTGCTAATCCAAAAGGAATAAAATGGCAATACACAGGAAAGCCTACAAAAGGTTCCAGCCCAAATTGGAACCAAATGAAGGATTCCAGCCCAAGTAGAAACCAGCAAGTAGTACCCCCTGATTGGTGGTTTGAAGATGTTTCAATTCTCAGGATTGATCACTTTGTGAGAGTGATTACCGCGATCAAGGTAAAGGGCATGAGACATGAACTGATAGGTGCTGCAATTATGCAGTATGCAGCTAAGTGGTTGCCAGGTTTGATCAGAGAAGGATCCGGATTGGCGGATGATGGCAGAAACATCAGTAATAGCATTAATGGCACTAGCAGTGGTAGTTGGAGAGGCGGCCTCCATATGATAGTAGCGGGAAGTGGAGATGAAGTACCAAGTGTCCAGGCCAAAGATCAAAGGATGATTGTTGAAAGCCTAATTAGCATAATCCCACAACACAAGGACAGTGTTTCGTGTAGCTTCCTTCTTCGACTATTGAGAATGGCAAACATGCTGAAAGTAGCTCCAGCTTTGATAACAGAATTGGAGAAACGCGTAGGAATGCAATTTGAGCAGGCTACATTGGCTGATCTTCTCATACCATCTTATAATAAAAGTGAAACCATGTATGACATTGATCTTGTGCAGAGGCTTTTGGAACATTTCATAGTTCAAGAGCAGACAGAAAATTCAAGTCCTAGTAGATATTCATTCTCCGATAAACATATGCACGATGGAATTCAAAGGGGTACAAATCTAAATGCCAAGATGAGAGTGGCAAGGCTCGTAGATAGTTACCTAACAGAAGTATCCAGAGATAGAAATCTTTCTTTGACAAAATTTCAGGTCTTGGCAGAGGCTTTGCCAGATTCAGCAAGAACATGTGATGATGGACTTTATCGAGCAATTGATTCCTATCTTAAG GCCCATCCTACGCTCTCAGAACATGAAAGAAAGAGGCTGTGCAGGGTGATGGATTGCCAGAAACTCTCTGTCGATGCTTGCATGCACGCTGCTCAGAACGAAAGGCTCCCACTACGAGTGGTGGTGCAAGTTCTCTTCTCTGAGCAGGTGAAAATAAGCAATGCAATGGCTAATATCTCTCTCAAAGATCCaggagaatctcattatcaacctCTGGTATCTAACCGTAAGTCATTGCTTGAAGCAACGCCACAATCATTTCAAGAGGGATGGACAGCAGCCAAGAAGGACATCAACACTCTTAAGTTTGAACTAGAAACTGTGAAGACTAAGTACCGAGAACTCCAAAACGACATGGATAACTTACAGAGACAGTTTGATAAGATTGCAAAACCAAAACAAGCCTCAGCATGGACTGCAGGGTGGAAAAAGTTAGGCAAGCTCACAAAAACGACGAATATAGAAACACATGACTTTAACGGTCAGGTCCCAAATGCTGAACAGACTACAAAGACACCTAGAAGGTGGAGAAATTCCATTTCTTGA
- the LOC107812218 gene encoding serine/threonine-protein kinase PEPKR2 isoform X1 → MENLGKKRKGVDISVTCQKDVSPLTVVRSHLSLEDYSRRKKKSREIVVKDANCCRKSVITGVVTAPPCGSARSRSPGRGLKRKIGCLDSATRLGRKKKIEQDYEMGEVIGKGKFGSVLLCRRKLSGEKHACKTLRKGEEIIHREVEIMQHLSGHPGVVTLKAVYEDAESFYLVMELCSGGRLLDQMARVGRYPEQQAANVIKDLMLVIRYCHEMSVVHRDVKPENVLLTTSGQVKVSDFGLAMRISDGQSLTGVVGSPAYVAPEVLLGDYTEKVDVWSVGVLLHALLMGGLPFQGDSLESLFSAIKEENLEFTGGHWESVSQPARDLLSRMMTRDVSARYSADEVLRHPWILFYTEPTLKNHVKPIKSKLTATTRIERERRNLAFSSLSDDFGSTLTSGSSSKMPEGEDSGFIDALTVAVSHMKISEPKRSRICSPARTIDQECPPNIQANHLCTAF, encoded by the exons ATGGAAAACTTGGGGAAAAAGAGAAAGGGGGTAGATATTTCCGTCACTTGTCAAAAAGATGTGAGTCCATTGACAGTAGTCAGGTCACATTTATCGCTTGAGGATTACTCGCGAAGGAAAAAGAAATCTAGGGAAATTGTGGTTAAAGATGCTAACTGTTGTAGGAAGAGTGTAATCACAGGAGTAGTCACTGCCCCACCTTGTGGGAGTGCACGTTCACGCTCACCTGGACGGGGTCTTAAAAGGAAAATAGGTTGCCTTGATTCAGCCACTCGATtagggaggaagaagaagattgaGCAGGATTATGAGATGGGAGAAGTTATTGGGAAAGGGAAATTTGGGTCTGTATTATTATGTCGTAGGAAGTTGAGTGGAGAAAAGCATGCTTGCAAGACTCTCCGTAAGGGAGAAGAGATCATTCACCGTGAAGTGGAGATAATGCAGCATCTCTCTGGGCATCCAGGCGTTGTGACACTGAAGGCTGTGTATGAGGATGCTGAATCTTTTTATCTTGTTATGGAACTTTGCTCAGGAGGAAGGTTGCTTGACCAAATGGCTAGGGTAGGGAGATATCCTGAGCAACAAGCTGCTAACGTGATCAAAGATCTGATGCTGGTTATTAGATACTGTCATGAGATGAGTGTTGTGCACAGGGACGTTAAGCCTGAAAATGTCCTCCTTACAACCTCTGGACAAGTTAAGGTTTCAGACTTTGGGCTAGCGATGAGAATTTCAGATG GTCAGAGTTTGACTGGTGTGGTCGGAAGTCCAGCTTATGTTGCTCCTGAGGTTCTGCTTGGTGATTACACTGAGAAAGTGGACGTATGGAGTGTCGGTGTCCTCCTGCATGCACTTTTGATGGGCGGGCTCCCATTTCAAGGTGATTCTTTGGAATCTCTATTCAGCGCAATTAAGGAGGAGAATCTTGAGTTCACTGGTGGACACTGGGAATCTGTGTCACAACCTGCTCGTGATTTGCTTTCTCGTATGATGACAAGGGATGTTTCAGCAAGGTACAGTGCCGATGAAGTACTAA GGCATCCATGGATTTTATTTTACACAGAACCCACATTGAAGAACCATGTAAAACCAATCAAAAGCAAGCTGACTGCTACTACTAGGATAGAACGGGAGAGAAGAAACTTAGCTTTTAGCTCTCTGAGTGATGACTTTGGTTCAACTTTAACATCTGGTAGTTCGTCCAAGATGCCTGAAGGTGAAGACTCTGGTTTTATTGATGCTCTCACAGTGGCCGTTTCACACATGAAGATATCAGAGCCAAAGAGAAGTAGAATATGCAGCCCAGCCAGAACAATTGATCAAGAATGTCCCCCTAACATACAAGCTAACCACCTCTGTACAGCATTTTGA
- the LOC107812218 gene encoding serine/threonine-protein kinase PEPKR2 isoform X2, with amino-acid sequence MENLGKKRKGVDISVTCQKDVSPLTVVRSHLSLEDYSRRKKKSREIVVKDANCCRKSVITGVVTAPPCGSARSRSPGRGLKRKIGCLDSATRLGRKKKIEQDYEMGEVIGKGKFGSVLLCRRKLSGEKHACKTLRKGEEIIHREVEIMQHLSGHPGVVTLKAVYEDAESFYLVMELCSGGRLLDQMARVGRYPEQQAANVIKDLMLVIRYCHEMSVVHRDVKPENVLLTTSGQVKVSDFGLAMRISDGQSLTGVVGSPAYVAPEVLLGDYTEKVDVWSVGVLLHALLMGGLPFQGDSLESLFSAIKEENLEFTGGHWESVSQPARDLLSRMMTRDVSARASMDFILHRTHIEEPCKTNQKQADCYY; translated from the exons ATGGAAAACTTGGGGAAAAAGAGAAAGGGGGTAGATATTTCCGTCACTTGTCAAAAAGATGTGAGTCCATTGACAGTAGTCAGGTCACATTTATCGCTTGAGGATTACTCGCGAAGGAAAAAGAAATCTAGGGAAATTGTGGTTAAAGATGCTAACTGTTGTAGGAAGAGTGTAATCACAGGAGTAGTCACTGCCCCACCTTGTGGGAGTGCACGTTCACGCTCACCTGGACGGGGTCTTAAAAGGAAAATAGGTTGCCTTGATTCAGCCACTCGATtagggaggaagaagaagattgaGCAGGATTATGAGATGGGAGAAGTTATTGGGAAAGGGAAATTTGGGTCTGTATTATTATGTCGTAGGAAGTTGAGTGGAGAAAAGCATGCTTGCAAGACTCTCCGTAAGGGAGAAGAGATCATTCACCGTGAAGTGGAGATAATGCAGCATCTCTCTGGGCATCCAGGCGTTGTGACACTGAAGGCTGTGTATGAGGATGCTGAATCTTTTTATCTTGTTATGGAACTTTGCTCAGGAGGAAGGTTGCTTGACCAAATGGCTAGGGTAGGGAGATATCCTGAGCAACAAGCTGCTAACGTGATCAAAGATCTGATGCTGGTTATTAGATACTGTCATGAGATGAGTGTTGTGCACAGGGACGTTAAGCCTGAAAATGTCCTCCTTACAACCTCTGGACAAGTTAAGGTTTCAGACTTTGGGCTAGCGATGAGAATTTCAGATG GTCAGAGTTTGACTGGTGTGGTCGGAAGTCCAGCTTATGTTGCTCCTGAGGTTCTGCTTGGTGATTACACTGAGAAAGTGGACGTATGGAGTGTCGGTGTCCTCCTGCATGCACTTTTGATGGGCGGGCTCCCATTTCAAGGTGATTCTTTGGAATCTCTATTCAGCGCAATTAAGGAGGAGAATCTTGAGTTCACTGGTGGACACTGGGAATCTGTGTCACAACCTGCTCGTGATTTGCTTTCTCGTATGATGACAAGGGATGTTTCAGCAAG GGCATCCATGGATTTTATTTTACACAGAACCCACATTGAAGAACCATGTAAAACCAATCAAAAGCAAGCTGACTGCTACTACTAG
- the LOC107812219 gene encoding root phototropism protein 3 isoform X2 has product MWESETESVSGRDYGNGVLTASKNGVKTDSFEQKGQSWYVATDIPSDLLVQIEDVSFHLHKYPLLSRSGKMNRTIYESRGAELDKISLDELPGGPEAFELAAKFCYGIAIDLSATNISGLRCAAEYLEMTEDLEEGNLIFKTEAFLSYVVLSSWRDSILVLKSCEKLSPWAENLQIVRRCSESIAWKACANPKGIKWQYTGKPTKGSSPNWNQMKDSSPSRNQQVVPPDWWFEDVSILRIDHFVRVITAIKVKGMRHELIGAAIMQYAAKWLPGLIREGSGLADDGRNISNSINGTSSGSWRGGLHMIVAGSGDEVPSVQAKDQRMIVESLISIIPQHKDSVSCSFLLRLLRMANMLKVAPALITELEKRVGMQFEQATLADLLIPSYNKSETMYDIDLVQRLLEHFIVQEQTENSSPSRYSFSDKHMHDGIQRGTNLNAKMRVARLVDSYLTEVSRDRNLSLTKFQVLAEALPDSARTCDDGLYRAIDSYLKKAH; this is encoded by the exons ATGTGGGAATCAGAAACTGAGTCTGTTAGTGGAAGAGATTATGGCAATGGAGTTCTCACTGCTAGCAAGAATGGAGTTAAGACTGATAGTTTTGAGCAAAAAGGCCAGTCTTG GTATGTAGCAACTGATATCCCAAGTGACCTTTTAGTTCAAATTGAAGATGTTAGCTTCCATTTACACAAG TATCCTTTGCTTTCTAGAAGTGGAAAAATGAACAGAACAATATATGAATCAAGGGGTGCAGAATTGGACAAGATAAGTTTAGATGAACTACCAGGTGGACCTGAGGCGTTTGAGCTAGCAGCAAAGTTCTGCTATGGTATTGCTATTGATCTATCTGCAACCAATATTTCTGGCCTAAGATGTGCAGCTGAGTATCTTGAAATGACTGAGGATTTGGAAGAAGGCAACCTTATATTCAAGACTGAAGCTTTCCTCAGCTATGTGGTTTTATCTTCATGGAGAGACTCTATATTGGTGCTAAAGAGCTGTGAAAAGTTATCACCATGGGCAGAAAACCTCCAAATTGTTCGAAGATGCAGCGAGTCCATTGCGTGGAAAGCTTGTGCTAATCCAAAAGGAATAAAATGGCAATACACAGGAAAGCCTACAAAAGGTTCCAGCCCAAATTGGAACCAAATGAAGGATTCCAGCCCAAGTAGAAACCAGCAAGTAGTACCCCCTGATTGGTGGTTTGAAGATGTTTCAATTCTCAGGATTGATCACTTTGTGAGAGTGATTACCGCGATCAAGGTAAAGGGCATGAGACATGAACTGATAGGTGCTGCAATTATGCAGTATGCAGCTAAGTGGTTGCCAGGTTTGATCAGAGAAGGATCCGGATTGGCGGATGATGGCAGAAACATCAGTAATAGCATTAATGGCACTAGCAGTGGTAGTTGGAGAGGCGGCCTCCATATGATAGTAGCGGGAAGTGGAGATGAAGTACCAAGTGTCCAGGCCAAAGATCAAAGGATGATTGTTGAAAGCCTAATTAGCATAATCCCACAACACAAGGACAGTGTTTCGTGTAGCTTCCTTCTTCGACTATTGAGAATGGCAAACATGCTGAAAGTAGCTCCAGCTTTGATAACAGAATTGGAGAAACGCGTAGGAATGCAATTTGAGCAGGCTACATTGGCTGATCTTCTCATACCATCTTATAATAAAAGTGAAACCATGTATGACATTGATCTTGTGCAGAGGCTTTTGGAACATTTCATAGTTCAAGAGCAGACAGAAAATTCAAGTCCTAGTAGATATTCATTCTCCGATAAACATATGCACGATGGAATTCAAAGGGGTACAAATCTAAATGCCAAGATGAGAGTGGCAAGGCTCGTAGATAGTTACCTAACAGAAGTATCCAGAGATAGAAATCTTTCTTTGACAAAATTTCAGGTCTTGGCAGAGGCTTTGCCAGATTCAGCAAGAACATGTGATGATGGACTTTATCGAGCAATTGATTCCTATCTTAAG AAAGCTCATTGA